The following proteins are encoded in a genomic region of Glycine max cultivar Williams 82 chromosome 18, Glycine_max_v4.0, whole genome shotgun sequence:
- the LOC100784161 gene encoding agamous-like MADS-box protein AGL29, with protein MGRRKIQIAVVKDPNTRQVTFSKRRTGLFKKANELSILCGVEIAIVVFSIGNKPYSFGHPSVDVVVTKFLQHATNSNDALGSNNSSNEVVGDMERLNQQLSDLQTQILEEEIKGTKHDERLKQHEVTQVFQYKELQGLCLELQRKVKDYVDEIEVSECMLLLAQEPVVGVRKEVITKKRRKN; from the coding sequence ATGGGTCGTCGTAAGATTCAAATTGCAGTGGTGAAAGACCCTAATACAAGGCAAGTAACATTTTCCAAGCGTCGAACAGGTTTGTTCAAAAAGGCGAATGAATTGTCCATCTTGTGTGGAGTAGAAATTGCTATCGTTGTGTTCTCTATTGGAAACAAACCTTACTCTTTTGGGCACCCAAGTGTTGATGTTGTTGTGACTAAATTTCTTCAACATGCGACCAATTCAAATGATGCCCTTGGAAGCAACAATTCTTCAAATGAAGTTGTTGGTGACATGGAAAGGCTGAATCAACAATTATCTGATCTTCAGACCCAAATACTCGAGGAGGAAATTAAGGGTACAAAGCATGATGAGAGACTAAAACAACATGAAGTGACACAAGTCTTTCAATATAAAGAATTGCAAGGTTTGTGTTTAGAGCTCCAACGTAAGGTGAAGGACTATGTTGATGAAATTGAGGTGTCGGAGTGTATGTTGCTTCTTGCACAAGAACCTGTAGTAGGAGTAAGAAAAGAAGTAATTacgaagaaaagaagaaagaattga